CACCTCGCCTTTGGTGAGGGTCCAGTTGTTATGGTAGTCGAGCCAGTACTTTTTGTTGTCGAAAGAGTACGTCGGCAACGTGAGGAGCTCTTGAGCATCGTTGAATTCGCGGTGGAATTCGTCGAAATTGAAATTGACACCAGCGGTGAACAAATGACAGATGCTGGTCGAGATGGTCTTCCAGGCATCCTCGCCACGGCGAAGGGAAGGTGCTGTGATCGTGGTACCAATCGAGGCCTTGACCATGCCAGAACAGACCGGGTGGGCACCAACTTCGAGCCACGCGGTCTTCTCATCGAAGACGGCCTCTTTCTGCCCGCTGAGAAGAGCAGACGAGAAGTTGACAGTCTCTCGAGCATGGCGAGCAAGGTAGTCGGCGGTGATTATTCCGCCGTCGCGGATAACGATACCCACCAGAGGCGAGAGTATCGGGACCGAGGGCTTGTTGAAAGTGACTGAGGAAGCCACCTTTCGGAACTCGTCCAGAATGGGATCGACCTGTGCAGAGTGGAAGGCGAATGGCACATTGAGCTTAGTGGCCTTGAAACCGTTCTTTCCAAGGGTGTCGTTAGCAGCGGCGACGACATCACTGCTGCCGCAGAGGACCGTCTCCTCCGGACCATTGATACACGCAATTTCGGTCATGTTAATACCAAGTGCATTGCGAATGGCCTCGACTCCGCCCTTGACAGCAAGCATGCCATGTGTGTGAGGCGTGCACTCGCGGACGAGAAGCTCGGCACGGCGACCGACCAATAAGACCATGTCCGATGCAGAGATGACACCAGCGACGTGAAGTGCTGCGTATTCTCCCAAGCTGTGACCTATGACTGCAGTTGGCGTGACTCCCCACGAAGCCCACATGCGAGAGAGTGCGACCTGGATGCAGGCCATGCCGAGTTGGACCTTGACTGGAGACAAAGTTTGGACATCAGTTCCATCGAGCAGCTCCAAGAACGAAGGCAAGCCTTGGATGCGAGCCATCTGGTCGAGTTGATCAATGTCATCGCGGAAGCTCTTCAGATCTTGGTAAAGTTTCTGGCCAAGACCGGTGTATTGAGAGCCCTGACCAGTGAAGCAAAAAGCAGTCTTGGTGGTCACCATGGGGACTGGGCTGTATGAGTCTTTGGCTTGAGCCTCCAGAGCGTCGGCAACCTTGCTGATGTCCGCCAGAGGGAAAGCAACACGGTAGTTGTGTTGAATTCGTCGTGCGGTCAAAGTGTACGAAAAAGAAGGTAGAGTAGTGCTGCCATTCTCAGCGACATACTTCTGAAGATTCATGAGGTTTCTCTTGAGAGAACCGATGGATCGAGCAGTTACCGTAATTGGCAGGGTGCTGCGAGGATCGACACCGTTTGGCATCTTGTGGACTGGACCATCTTCGATGAGGAGTGCAGTGTTGCCCCCAGCGGCGGAAAAGTTGTTGAGGAAGACTTTGCGAGGAGCCTCGGTCTTGCGTGGCCAGTCCACCTGCTTGAGAGAAATGTGCACATTGCGGTCTTTCAAGTCGGCAGGGAAGGTTTTGTTGAGCTCGCCCTTGACACCGACATTGGCCGGAATCTTGTtgttcttcatcatcatcaggaCCTTGACAAGTGAATTGATGCCGGACGCAGCTTCGGCGTGGCCGACATTGGCTTTGATGGCGCCAAGGTGAACAGTCTGTTCAGGCTTGCGctggcggcgacgaggagcaAAGACGTTGGTGACAGATGTCATCTCAATACCGTCTCCAGCCTGAGTACCAGTGCCATGCATTTCCACGTAGCTGATCTCGTGAGCATCGATGCCAGCATTGGCGAGCACCTGTTTGTACAAGAACTCTTGCGCGCCGGCGTGAGGGTGGGTGATCGAGACGGCCTCCGCTGAATGGTTGGTGGCAGCTCCAAGAATGCATCCGAGTATGTTGTCCTTGTCGGCGACAGCATCCTGGTAGCGCTTGAGAATCACAGTACCACAGGCATCGCCACGGCAGTAGCCATCGGCGTCGTTGTCGTACGTCTTGCAGCCACCAGTCTTGGACAAGAACTGGCCCTTGGAAAGACCAGAGAAAATGTCTGGGTTGGTGAGAACGTTCAAACCGCCAGCGCAAGCGGTGTCACAGTCGCCCGCCCACAAGGAGGTGCAAGCAAGCTGGATCGCGGCAAGGGAGGATGAGCAGGCGGTGTCGATGGAGTAGGAAGGTCCGGAGAATTTGAAGTAGTAGTTGATGCGACCGGGCGCAAATGCTCGTACACCGCCAGTGATGTAGTAGGTGTCGACATTCTCCGCGGCATTGATCTCACGCCAGTCATCGGAAGTCTGTCCGTAGAATGTGCCGATGCGGTTGAGCTTGGTGGAAGTCGAGCGATTGGGCACATATCCAGACATCTCCAGCGCTTCATACGCGGTGACCAAAGCCAGCCGACCCATCGGATCGGTTTGAGCGGCTTCACGTGGCGACATGTTGAAGAAGCGAGGATCAAAGAGACCGGGCTCGTCGATGAAGCAACCGAAAGGCGTGTGAGATTTGTTCTTACCCTTGCCGGAAGGGTCGCAGTGAGCATCGGCGTCGAACCGATCGGCCGGCACCTTGCGATGGACGTCCAAGCCCTTCATGAGTAGATCCCACAGCGCCTCGTGGTTGGCAGAGTTGGGAAATCTTCCGGCCATACCAACAATGGCGATCTTGTCGGTTTGCGTTCGACCAGTATATTTCTTGGTCTCGACAAATGACGCTTCGTCAACAATCATTACATCCGCTTGGCCACCAGCTTTGAGCGCGGACGACAGACTGGTCGCAATGTTGCTGGCACCGAGCGCGAAGATCTTGGCGCCGCAAGGGTAATGGCCGATCTGGGCAACCGTTTCCTCGAGGAGGTAATCCCAGCGTACCGGATATTGATGTATCTCGCCGAGGGCAAGCTTGGCCAGTTCGTAGGCATTCTCCGAGACGATGGGCTTGCCGGTCGCAGCGGAATGAACAAGGGAAGCAGGCATGTGCTTGCGGAGCTCCTGGCCAACCTCACCGCTGAGAATACGTTCGCATTCGGCCTCGCCGAAAAGATGTCCAGCGTGGTATGGGCCATAAATGGGGATTGAAACACGATGATTGATAATCAGTGACGACTCCTggaagaatcgttcgacgGTGATGGGGGGTCCGGAGACAGTGAGTGCCATCGTGGAGACCGCACTGACATACGCCTGGTTCGATCGCGGAATACCACTGGCCTCGTGGAAAGAGGTCAGAGCGTCTTTAACATCTACCTCGGAGGGACCAGAGATAATCGTAGACCAGGTCGACTTGTCTTGGCTGCTCTGTCCGAGCATCGACCGGACATTGTCGACCACAGCTCCCGAGCGAAAGGCGATGCGGACGAAATCGACACCAACAATCGCAAGCTCCTCCACGGTCTTGGCGGAGACAACCGCAGAGGCAGCCAGCAGACCAGTGCAGAGGCCAAGCACACGTGTGTCGGATACTGCAGGAAGCTCGCTGGGGTTCTCCGAGAAGTAACCGATGTAGTGCCCGAGCTGGGCAATCGTAAGAAATGCTGATTCCAACATGAGGACTTTTTCACCCTTCTGGTAGTATGCCTCGATCAGATTGCTGAGGGTGAGGAAGTCCGGCATCACTTCGCGTTGGCTTCGGGACAGGGTGCGAGTCTCTTCGCGGAGAGCAAGAGCGCAACGCTCGACAAAGCTGAGCAGCAAGACATTGTCCTTTCGGAGAACGATTCGATGGAGGAGCGGGTATTGTTCGGCGGTTTGATCGCCGAAGAGAAGTATGTTCGACATGGTGATGATATTCGCAGTTGTTGACAGAAATTTCGATTTGAGTTGATCTGAATCTCTCGCTCGCTCCTGGTATTCGTGGCAGTTGAAGTCGACGCAATCACAACCGTGGTGGCTAGGCACGGATGATGCTGTATGGTTGGCAATGCTCGAGTGATCGTCGGTGAGCAAGGTGTAAGTCGATGTAGATTCAAGCAAGATATCAAGGAGAATCAGTCAGGTGGCTAGTCTGTCTGATGCAACGGTATGGAAAGCAAGGAATGAGATGAAAGGAGACAGGGCGCCCAGAGAAGATACCTACTGCTATATTATGTATTGCTGATGGATTCGGCTCGTCAACCGGGATTCTGGATATAGTCAGGACCTGAGGATCAATGAAGGTGTGATAGCAGACAGATCTGCGTCCGCTGCACAGTGGGTCCAACATCACCTGTGGCTTCCAAAACCGGAGATCCAACGATTGTGCAGCTGAAGGGCCAACTCAGGATCCACCTACGAAACCAAGGCATGTGAGGATCGTGAACCCAGCGGCGAGAATCACGCGTCGGTGGAACTATTGATAGGCGTCATGATGCTGCAGAGACACCGGATGCCCTCTCAGGTAAAAATCCCAAAGGTGTTCGGCTCTCCATCATGCCCGGAGAAGGCTCATTCGGAAAGGCTCCGCCGGATGCAGTTGGCACTCCACAGTCGAATCCCGAGAAGATTGTGCTATCAAAGCACGCTCTGCTACTTTGAATTATGCTGCAGAACCTGGGATGATTCATAGATCAGAGGAAGGAGGGCTCTTGTGCGCGAGCCACACATGCGTCTCCGGCTGTGCACCACGAGGCCATACCAGGCGCTACATGCCTTGCTTGACATGCCTGACGATGCGACATCGTTCTCTGGCACTCAAGAACGAGGCTCTGAGCATGCTGGGTCTTCTGTTGCTGGGTCGGTCAATGAGATCTTCCTCACTTTGAAATGCGTGTCAGTTTCTCCCTTACGATGATGATTGCGCTTCAACGTCAGCGTTCGTGTCCGCGTCGGCGTCCAAGCCAACAGACCGTACTATGTACTTGGCGAGGATGACCCGGCCGTAGTTTGTCCCGTTGTCGTCGATATTTGTTGACGTGCCATGGTCGCGCCGAGACGAGAGACGTGTCCGTAGCGCTGTTTGTTATTGACGTCGTAAAAATACGCGCTGATAACCCTTCAATACATCGATAAAGTCCAGCATCGActtcttcccttcctcttcgcctcaTTCCAGCATGTCCATCTATCTGCTCGTTGCCATCAGCTATGCATACTAGACATCAATGTCCGCGAAGATTCGGTCCTATCTGCACTTGTAGGATATTTCTGGACAAGTCCTTACCTCGCCAACCCGAGTCGTGCGACCTGCGCCTTGTTGCATGCATAATCAAAGCATAATCTCTCCGACAGTCGCACCACAGCGTCTAGCATGCTGCTGTGACATGGCCTCTCTGCTGAGGCTCTCTCGATTGATGCTGTGATCTACATACTTTGCAGCATCTGGTCCGAGAAAACCGAAGAAACCCTACTAGGTGGCTATCCGCAACACTTGCGCGCTGTTACATCAAGCGCCAGGGAGGAACTTGACACTGTCGGATGTCCTATCTTCTACCAGTACCAAAATGCCACATGGTCGTAGGAAAGAACTCCTCCTGGAGCTCAGGTCATCCGAATAGAAGCCACGCGGAGCAACACCGAAGCATAGATGTACCTCTGAGATGATAAATCAGAATACCGACGCAAGATGAGCCTCGCATGATGAGCCACTTCTTGCCATCGCCTTTTTCGTGTTTCAAGAGCCACATGGTCGGCCCACGAGCACGTGTATATTCAGTGTAATGTTGCACGAGGGAAGGAATGTTCGACGCATGGAACTCCGACGTTACTCCACATATCGTGCAGAGTCTGGTCGACGCTTCTACGACCCAACAGCAGTCCTTGTGCAATTCAAAAACTTTGTGAAGGTGACGCTCGCTTAGACAGGCCTCCACTATCACGAAATTTGCTTCTGCTGATCATCTCAAGTCGCAGCCTTTCCGGAGACGCTCCACGACCCAGGCGACCTTGTGTGCGACGGTCACCACATCTCCTCCTGGTGCGCTCGAAGGGCAGCCTGATAAGCCTCTCCAGCTGCAAGGCAGAGGCTCGATCACCGACCAAGTTGCCGGAAGCGGAGATTCTGCTCGGCCACGGTATGCCTGTGATTTATCATGCGCGTCCATAACAGTCATCGACCGGAGCTTACAAAGTCTCCTGCACAGACACCACAGCGCAACGAGGAACAAACTCGGCCAAACAGTCTAGTTTTGCCTCGAGGAAACAGCTCATGCCCTCCGCATGTGGCGTGAGAAGACATGTTATCCTGCTTGCCTCTTAAAGCCATATGCAACATCACTTGCTGATAAGCAAATACTCCTGGGCATCGACCGACATCGTCACAGTGTGTAAGCTTGAGCATTGAGCACTCTCAGACCGACTCGAATCCGATTCCGACAACGCAAACACCGATGCGGTCAACATTGCGAGAGTCGATTGGGGAGGTCGCGAAGCTCGAATCACTCTGATTGTCCATGACCAATAGCACTGTATGAAGGATCGCCTAGCTGTCAGCAAAAAACCTCAATGACAACGACCTACTGTAGCGATAGCCCTTCCGTAAGCATGCAATGCAGCCACATCTGGACATGCCGAATGTTGCTAAATTTGGAGCCTCTCGAGTTGTCAGATGCCGGTGAGAGCGGCGCCAGCGCTGTCGCTTGCCAATGCTGGCGTGTGCCGCAACGCAAAGATGAGTCGCAGAGGCATCCATCGGTCCAGTACTCGCTCGAAGAGTTCACCGCTCGGCTCTACGTTGGACAATCGACATTCGATCCAAAGGTGTGCGCCTTTGTCCACTTCCCTGCGCTTCTGCAGCTCGATCAGAACGATCAGAACGATTTTCTCTCCGAGAAGAAGTGGAGCGCAGCTCATGCATTGTAGGTACCCGTGAGGGGTGAGGTACAAAGGATTAACAGGTCCCGGAGGTGACAGAGGAGGCTGCAAATGCCAAGCAGATGGTAATTGCTTCGATTGGATGACAGCCGGGTGCAGGTCTTGCTGGTGAGAGTATCTGTGGACGAGCGGCGCTTTTGTGGGGCCACGCGCAGACGAAAACACAAGACGCATTTTGCACGCAACTGACAATGACATGCGACTGTCGAGAGATGAGGAGACCAGGGCATGCGACTGTCGAAAGACATAAGCATGCATCCTGTTCAGCCGAGTCCTTTCGTAGACAATTGCAATAAAGCTGACACAGCGAACGGACCGTCGAACGACAGCGAAAGCTTCGGATACCAATTACAAAACGGCTGGAGTTTACTCGACGGAAGTGGCATTGACGAGCGGCCCTGATAGTCAGCTCACGCATAACGACACAATAAATTGCCCACCATTTGCCTCAATCGACGAATGAAGGATGTTGCGGCTTATCCGCAGCTCACATTGACCGGTGAGAGCTTTCATGGCATTTGAATTCCTCCCGAAATGGCGAACGTCTTTGAAGCGAAGAACGGATCCAATGCATGATGCATGCATGGTACAGCTGCGGCCTGTACATTGCAGGGCTGTGAGCAACATCAGTATTACATAAGTGGCTGAGGCTCTGTTGCCAATGAGGAGAACTTCAGCTTCAATACTCATCGCTGGCATGCGTAGATGGCGGTCATGTAGCTGTGGAAAGGCTTCTTTCAATGCGACTGCCAGCAACCTTTCCACTGAGACGCACACGCTCACAACCCTGGGTCTTCTGGAGGTCGTCCTTGATCCGCGCCGCTGATAGTGGCTGAGAAGAGCAGTGCTGAGAAGAGCACCAATCCTGAGAAGAGCACAATGCGGCTTGGCGGAAGGGGTAGGTAACTGACTAGATCCGGCAATGAAATAGATTGCGAGCACTGTGGAGAGGAATTCGGCAATGGGTTCGTGCGGTATGTTGGGCAAACAGATGATGATGCCTGAGCTTCACATGTCCGCTCTGGCCGGACAGACTCCGGCGCCCGAATCACGGCGTATCGTCCGGAGGTTTGCCAAGTATCGGTCGGCTGTTTGCCAGGTTCTCCGCTGTAGATCTGCTTCAACACTAGTACCTCCGCGGTATGTGTGCCATTGATCGGCATTTAGCCACGTCGACCAAGAATCAAGTATACAAGCTTCGCTTACGTCGGAGCAGGTACCTGGTGTCAGCCACCCACGTTGTAGTGGAGATGGATAATAGCCGATGCGCAGATAGATGTTTAACGGCAGCGTCGATTGACTCCTTTACCAGTACTGTCATCGCAAGCCACAATTGACAGGCTGTGGTGCTTGCTCGGCAGCTGAGCCAAGTGCGGAGAATATGTGTGGCTGGCTGAGACGGAGATGTCTGCTGAGTTGGTTGGCTAGATAAGGTCCTGTTGAGCAAAGGATCAAGGTGCGGACTGACAACTCATCACTACACGTTCCTCTTTATCAGCCACCGGTCTATACGCTTCGGCGTTTCCGATGGGACTGATGCTCCCTCTTGGCTGCTCGCGGATCATAGCAAGGACCATGGCGCTCGGCTCTGCACATTCAAATCCTGTCAACTCCCACCGATGAACGGCCGGCCTCTTCCACGTGGAGCTCCAGTGCTGATTCAGGGTTTGAAGCGGGCAATGCAGTTCACAGACGGTAGCGAGTGCCTATTATTGCCGATGCCAAGGACGGCTTGCGGCTGACACGTGCATGTGCATGCGCAAGACTCGAGGATCCTCCACGACATGTTGTGTCGGAGTAGTCCGTGTGTGGGTTTGTGGGTCCAGGATGTGCATAGCCTTGAGAAGAGCCTCGCCGGCTCAGGTGGAAGAGGAAACTTTTTGGCACGTTCTGCATCTCTCGGGGTCCGGAGCGGAAAATAACAGACTGCAATGTATGCTGTATGCAAGATTGAAAATCAATGGAAGAAGACGTCAAGCCCGGAAGTGCCGACGAGCTAGCGGGCCGTAGCGAGACCGGCCCGAAGCCGGAACTCCACCCATGGAGTGAATGCTCAAATTTTCTCACTTCGCTCGTAATGCTTCGACAATGGCTGACGACTCCTACTCATGCTGATTTAGATGGGATTCCAGCGAGAGTCATGAACTCGGACACAAAAGCAAGGCAAAGCGAGTGACATGCTCTCTGCGCCGCTGTCTGCATCTGGCGCCTTGAAACATTCATCCGACTGAGGTTCCACAATGACATCTTCATATGTTCAGCGGTCCCGAGCCAAACACTCTTACGCATTGCAGACTTCCATTCTTCCGCGCATATCTTCGTGAGACTCTGCTCACGAGGTTTCAAAGCACGACACGAGGTCGACACGAGTGCAGTGGAATGTGCGGATATAGTACCTCGTACTCCATTCCACGTTTCGCGGCGTTCGTGCGCAGGACCCGAGGAAGGGCAGATGTAACTTCCCTCGTGCGCAGTCATGAATCATTATGGTAAGGTATGACGACCCAGGACCGCGACGATGGGCTCACAGACTTGGACCATATGGGAAGTAGTTCCGGGAGGGTGGCCATTGGAGATGTGAGAATACCACGAGCAACATGCAGCTGCGGGAACCACGAGATCTGGAAGGCAACAGTACCATAACCTTCTGACAGTCGAACGATTGGCATGCCGAAGAGACATTTATGGTCACTACCTTGACCACGAGAGTACAGTCATCATTCCGACTTGCCGGCTGCTCGATGAACATACAATTATAAGACATGGCGAAGCAAGGCACAACATGGGCAAGGAACGGCTTACGCTGACAATGAATCCTCCGACGAAAACCGGGGGTGTTTCCTGTGAATGTGGCAAGTCTGACGCGGAGGTTACGTTGCGGTCCAAGACGTATACAAGACTACGGTAACACCCAGCAATGCACGGAAATCTGATCGTCGTTCCGAGGGGCAAGATCTCGAGGCTTCTGATTTGTATTTCGCACTGATGACATGCAAATGTAGACATGTGCGAATACCGGAAGCAGACGGCCGGTTGTTCGAGTGTAAGCGTCATGCACGGTACCACAAGACTCTTGGGCCCTGTGTCTTGGAATGGTGAGGTTGCACGACGTGGAAGATTAGGCATACCTCTGCCATGTGCACTCGCTGCACCATTATCGGGGCTCAGGACGAGGCAAGGCAATCCACCTGGTGATCCTGTCACAGCATGGCGATAGCGTGGAAAATATCACAACAGACGCAGCCCGCCTCCTTGTTCCATCTGAAAATTCAATGTGGACGATGGCCCACGCAAGAAGCGATCGAGGAACGTCAACtcgaggtcttcgagcgTTCCGGGCATCAAGTAAGGCGTTCGCTTGCAGAATCGAGGTATGCGCTGGAAGGACGAAGCGTGCGGATCGGAGGAAGTCAAATCTTGTCGCGGATGACTTTTTGTTACACGACAGCAGGGACCGGTCGGATTCGGACAACAGAGAAGACTCCACTGGGGTTGCGGGAAGCCACATGGATTTTAAGCGATGACTGCCGGGGTCGGCATATGCAGCCACAGGGGTAAAATGCAAGGTAATGCAATGGATGTATGTATAGCATCGCACCTACATACAGTACCAGATACTGACCACACCGCGGCTCCGTGCGTTGCATTCAAGATCAGGTCTTGCAGCTGCCCTTGCCACGATTGACAAGCCTCGAGTAC
The DNA window shown above is from Zymoseptoria tritici IPO323 chromosome 11, whole genome shotgun sequence and carries:
- the PKS1 gene encoding polyketide synthase (gene highly similar to those involved in fungal melanin biosynthesis; contains conserved domains typically found in PKSs that synthesize fungal pigments); this encodes MSNILLFGDQTAEQYPLLHRIVLRKDNVLLLSFVERCALALREETRTLSRSQREVMPDFLTLSNLIEAYYQKGEKVLMLESAFLTIAQLGHYIGYFSENPSELPAVSDTRVLGLCTGLLAASAVVSAKTVEELAIVGVDFVRIAFRSGAVVDNVRSMLGQSSQDKSTWSTIISGPSEVDVKDALTSFHEASGIPRSNQAYVSAVSTMALTVSGPPITVERFFQESSLIINHRVSIPIYGPYHAGHLFGEAECERILSGEVGQELRKHMPASLVHSAATGKPIVSENAYELAKLALGEIHQYPVRWDYLLEETVAQIGHYPCGAKIFALGASNIATSLSSALKAGGQADVMIVDEASFVETKKYTGRTQTDKIAIVGMAGRFPNSANHEALWDLLMKGLDVHRKVPADRFDADAHCDPSGKGKNKSHTPFGCFIDEPGLFDPRFFNMSPREAAQTDPMGRLALVTAYEALEMSGYVPNRSTSTKLNRIGTFYGQTSDDWREINAAENVDTYYITGGVRAFAPGRINYYFKFSGPSYSIDTACSSSLAAIQLACTSLWAGDCDTACAGGLNVLTNPDIFSGLSKGQFLSKTGGCKTYDNDADGYCRGDACGTVILKRYQDAVADKDNILGCILGAATNHSAEAVSITHPHAGAQEFLYKQVLANAGIDAHEISYVEMHGTGTQAGDGIEMTSVTNVFAPRRRQRKPEQTVHLGAIKANVGHAEAASGINSLVKVLMMMKNNKIPANVGVKGELNKTFPADLKDRNVHISLKQVDWPRKTEAPRKVFLNNFSAAGGNTALLIEDGPVHKMPNGVDPRSTLPITVTARSIGSLKRNLMNLQKYVAENGSTTLPSFSYTLTARRIQHNYRVAFPLADISKVADALEAQAKDSYSPVPMVTTKTAFCFTGQGSQYTGLGQKLYQDLKSFRDDIDQLDQMARIQGLPSFLELLDGTDVQTLSPVKVQLGMACIQVALSRMWASWGVTPTAVIGHSLGEYAALHVAGVISASDMVLLVGRRAELLVRECTPHTHGMLAVKGGVEAIRNALGINMTEIACINGPEETVLCGSSDVVAAANDTLGKNGFKATKLNVPFAFHSAQVDPILDEFRKVASSVTFNKPSVPILSPLVGIVIRDGGIITADYLARHARETVNFSSALLSGQKEAVFDEKTAWLEVGAHPVCSGMVKASIGTTITAPSLRRGEDAWKTISTSICHLFTAGVNFNFDEFHREFNDAQELLTLPTYSFDNKKYWLDYHNNWTLTKGEVQKTKEVIVEKEIVAPVIEVPAKRLSTSCQNVISEEFDGNRATVVIRSNLADSKLYPVVCGHMVNNAALCPSSLYADMALTVGDYIYKELQPGVETPGMNVCNMEVPKPFIANIPQPAEGQHLEMEATADLDLGTVSLKFRSVHPDGKKIQDHAFCTIRYEDKAVWASEWTRYNYMVKAQIDMLTARTMTGGAHKVQRGMAYKLFKALVNYDDKYRAMAEVVLDGANTEASAAIDFPTKPDDGDFYCPPYHIDGACHISGFIVNASDLLDSEQNVYVSHGWGAMKFSRPLVAGMKLRNYVRMVPQPNNISKGDVYIMEGDEIVAVCEGIKFQQIPRKVLNVFLPPNKGSAVQAKPSPIAQRPAPVRASVAAPVKRMLAPAPVRKSAGPAKAAAAPSMPKPSKVAAKKPAGSMVDKVLTILSKETEVDVAELVDDAHFENLGVDSLLSLTISAIFREDLSMEISPSLFTDYPTVGEMKKYFSQFNNVESTTESEDDSDTDSLATTDVATPFDEMSTPASSAPSVPQSDAGKPSPDSPTGDSLSDDVGDVSIARHIIAQEMGVDISEVTDDAELAEMGMDSLMSLTILGELREKTGIDLPGTFLMTNPTLVDIENALGMRPKPKAVGPKLSKPSTKTDMNEVSSRLTAINKTDISQYPSATSVLLQGNPKTATKKVFFLPDGSGSATSYVSIPNIGPHVAAFGLNCPFMKDPEQWQCGIEVSSLIYLAEIRRRQPKGPYIIGGWSAGGVIAYAVAQALLAAGEKVEKLLLLDSPCPVNLAPLPTRLHVFFNEIGLLGTGDPAKTPKWLLPHFSAAIRSLSAYDPKPTIAELPTYAVWCKDGVAGNPGDPRPPPAEEEDPAPMKWLLNHRTDFSDNGWAQLCGQNMKFGVMGGHHFSMMKDPHASELGQLIKEGIEWKA